A genomic window from Rhizobium sp. EC-SD404 includes:
- a CDS encoding XRE family transcriptional regulator, with protein sequence MLAAPSQLGHDIFQYIGGGTVRMDLGKRISERLKEIRRERNLSLDAVARLSGVSRSMLSQIERGSSSPTVSTLWNLTRALDVDFAGLIDGKVPVNDGFREIVKADRVPTIESKGEGCRLKILSPPDYAGDCELYEVIFDAGGALRSEPHRDGCEEHLTILEGAITVKSGARSLDLEKGDTACYRADKAHALEAKDGPARAILMVRNS encoded by the coding sequence ATGCTTGCCGCACCGTCTCAGCTCGGGCATGATATCTTCCAATATATTGGAGGAGGGACTGTCCGTATGGATCTGGGGAAAAGGATTTCCGAGCGCCTGAAGGAGATCCGCCGTGAGCGCAATCTGTCGCTCGATGCCGTCGCCCGGCTATCGGGTGTGTCGCGTTCGATGCTGTCGCAGATCGAACGCGGAAGCTCCAGTCCCACCGTCTCTACCTTGTGGAATTTGACGCGCGCACTCGACGTGGATTTCGCGGGATTGATCGACGGAAAGGTGCCGGTCAATGACGGTTTCCGGGAAATCGTTAAAGCTGATCGAGTCCCCACGATCGAATCGAAGGGCGAAGGATGCCGCCTGAAAATTCTCAGTCCGCCGGATTACGCGGGCGACTGCGAGCTTTACGAGGTGATTTTCGATGCTGGCGGGGCGCTGCGGAGCGAACCTCATCGCGATGGCTGCGAGGAGCACCTGACCATTCTGGAAGGAGCGATCACCGTCAAGTCCGGTGCGCGCTCGCTCGATCTCGAAAAGGGCGATACGGCCTGCTACCGGGCGGATAAAGCCCATGCGCTGGAGGCCAAAGATGGTCCGGCGCGCGCAATTCTCATGGTGCGCAACTCTTAG
- a CDS encoding DMT family transporter: protein MMLLACALIAATTLIAKALGQGIGAGGGGPLHPLQVSAGRFLFAWLALMPIVAILRPSLKSAKLPYHLGRSIAGWAGVTCLFAASSYMRLADATAISFLNPIVAMVLAIPLLSERVGPWRWAAAGLALIGAMVLIRPGSEAFQPVVFVALASALFLGLEAIMIKVLAGGEPPLRILVINNTIGMLIAVTAASFVWIWPTPTQWMMLALLGSIMVCAQACFIQAMKSGDASLVMPIFYATLIFAAIYDFALFGIVPPATSFIGAALIVSGALLLAWRESKRRKNAT from the coding sequence ATGATGCTTCTTGCCTGTGCGTTGATCGCCGCGACGACGCTGATTGCCAAGGCGCTCGGTCAGGGCATCGGTGCAGGGGGCGGCGGGCCGTTGCATCCCCTGCAAGTAAGCGCCGGCCGCTTTTTGTTCGCCTGGCTCGCATTGATGCCGATCGTCGCGATACTGCGCCCGTCGCTCAAGAGCGCAAAGCTCCCGTATCATCTAGGTCGTTCGATCGCCGGTTGGGCCGGCGTCACGTGCCTTTTCGCAGCATCGTCCTATATGCGCCTTGCCGACGCTACGGCGATCTCGTTTCTCAATCCCATCGTCGCGATGGTCCTTGCCATCCCGCTCCTGTCCGAACGCGTCGGGCCGTGGCGCTGGGCTGCCGCCGGTCTGGCGCTGATCGGAGCCATGGTGCTGATCAGGCCCGGAAGCGAGGCGTTCCAGCCGGTGGTCTTCGTCGCCCTCGCCTCCGCGCTTTTCCTCGGCCTCGAAGCCATCATGATCAAGGTGCTCGCAGGTGGAGAACCGCCCTTGCGGATCCTCGTCATCAACAACACGATCGGCATGCTCATCGCTGTCACGGCCGCGAGCTTCGTCTGGATCTGGCCGACCCCTACGCAATGGATGATGCTCGCGCTGCTCGGCTCAATCATGGTCTGCGCCCAGGCCTGTTTCATCCAGGCCATGAAGAGCGGCGATGCCAGCCTCGTCATGCCGATCTTCTACGCGACGCTCATATTTGCAGCGATCTACGACTTTGCCCTGTTCGGCATCGTGCCGCCGGCAACGAGCTTCATCGGCGCGGCCCTGATCGTCAGCGGGGCTTTGCTCCTGGCCTGGCGCGAGAGCAAGCGCAGGAAGAATGCCACCTAG
- a CDS encoding pyridoxal-phosphate dependent enzyme — protein sequence MYRANPWKAKDLPADLATLPQVADDAGPVLALLSRCPAYRPTPLLPIPSLSEAIGGASLWVKDETARMGLGSFKALGAAYAIARDAVAVAGGGDLASALVGRTYVTASAGNHGMSVAAGARVFGANAVIFISETVSGAIAERLRGKGARVIRQGHDYEASMAAAAEAADVNGWILLSDSTWPGYTTPALDVMAGYLALAEEIVGEMATPPTHVFLQAGVGGFAAAMLARFRSAWGRDGFEAIVVEPAFAPCIMESLLAGRAVRADGPVSAMGRLDCKEPSHVALATIARLADGCLTVTEEEAAEAASMLATVEIATTPSGAAGFAGAIGCQSAVGALGPKARVLVVVTEGT from the coding sequence ATGTATCGCGCGAACCCTTGGAAGGCGAAGGATCTGCCGGCGGATCTGGCGACACTGCCACAGGTCGCGGACGATGCCGGTCCCGTGCTCGCGCTTCTGTCGCGGTGTCCAGCATATCGGCCGACGCCGCTGCTGCCCATTCCTTCGCTCAGCGAAGCGATCGGTGGTGCAAGCCTTTGGGTCAAGGACGAAACGGCGCGGATGGGGCTCGGATCGTTCAAAGCTCTCGGTGCCGCCTATGCGATTGCGCGCGACGCCGTTGCGGTCGCGGGCGGAGGCGATCTTGCGTCGGCGCTTGTCGGCCGCACCTATGTGACGGCGAGTGCGGGCAATCACGGCATGTCGGTCGCTGCCGGAGCGCGCGTCTTCGGCGCGAATGCCGTCATCTTCATCAGCGAGACAGTGTCGGGCGCGATCGCCGAAAGGCTGCGTGGAAAAGGCGCGCGGGTGATCCGGCAGGGCCATGACTACGAAGCGAGCATGGCTGCGGCGGCAGAGGCTGCCGACGTCAATGGCTGGATACTGCTCTCCGATTCCACGTGGCCCGGTTACACGACGCCGGCGCTCGACGTGATGGCCGGTTACCTGGCGCTCGCCGAAGAGATCGTCGGCGAGATGGCGACGCCGCCGACGCATGTCTTTCTGCAGGCAGGTGTGGGCGGGTTTGCGGCGGCGATGCTTGCGCGCTTCAGAAGCGCTTGGGGACGCGATGGCTTCGAGGCGATCGTCGTCGAGCCGGCATTCGCGCCGTGCATCATGGAGAGTCTTCTCGCTGGGCGCGCAGTGCGGGCCGACGGACCGGTCTCTGCAATGGGCAGGCTCGACTGCAAGGAGCCGTCGCATGTCGCTCTCGCCACGATCGCCCGGCTCGCCGACGGCTGCCTCACCGTGACGGAAGAGGAGGCCGCGGAAGCCGCCAGCATGCTCGCCACGGTGGAGATTGCAACGACGCCTTCCGGCGCTGCCGGATTTGCCGGCGCCATCGGCTGTCAAAGTGCGGTTGGTGCTCTTGGGCCTAAGGCCCGTGTGCTGGTTGTGGTCACTGAAGGCACGTGA
- a CDS encoding Lrp/AsnC family transcriptional regulator, producing MTRKIDQFDARILRELQLDAGLSQRDLAQKIGLSQNACWRRLKALEDDGIIAGRTIRVARHKVELGLVVFVMVRTRHHSTSWLKTFRTHVSSIPDITDFFRIGGDYDYMLKIVTRDMISYDAVYQRLIEAVELESVTSYFAMEAIEEQRPLTIHPYR from the coding sequence ATGACCCGAAAGATAGATCAATTTGACGCAAGAATATTGCGGGAACTTCAGCTCGATGCGGGATTGTCGCAACGCGATTTGGCCCAGAAGATCGGCCTGTCGCAAAACGCCTGCTGGAGACGGCTGAAGGCGCTGGAAGACGACGGCATCATCGCCGGTCGCACGATCCGCGTTGCCCGGCACAAGGTCGAACTCGGCCTCGTCGTCTTCGTCATGGTGCGCACGCGCCATCACTCGACGAGCTGGCTGAAGACCTTCCGCACCCATGTATCGTCCATCCCCGACATCACGGATTTCTTCCGCATCGGCGGCGACTACGACTACATGCTGAAAATTGTGACCCGCGACATGATCAGCTACGACGCCGTCTACCAGCGCCTGATCGAGGCGGTCGAGCTCGAATCCGTCACGTCCTACTTTGCGATGGAAGCGATCGAGGAACAGCGTCCGCTGACGATCCACCCCTATCGTTGA
- the tdh gene encoding L-threonine 3-dehydrogenase has protein sequence MFALAKSEPREGLWQTEVAIPEIGPDQVLIKVSKTGICGTDVHIWKWDEWAQRTIPVPMVVGHEYSGTIVDVGRSVTNLKVGQRVSGEGHIVGNSSRAARAGRFHLDPETRGIGVNIPGAFAQYLALPAFNVIPLPDEVDDEIGAILDPLGNAVHTALSFDIIGEDVLITGAGPIGIMAAIVARHVGARHIVVTDVNQSRLDLAAKLCDVVPVNTATQDLRSEMGRIGLREGFDVGLEMSGSDVAFRQMVDTLVMGGRIAFLGLPAKPVLVDWSTIVLKSLVIKGVYGREMFETWYKMLAMLQSGLDVRGVISHRLAAADFDKGFEAIKRGEAAKIVLDWSDAGTSGFAAQKEAAQ, from the coding sequence ATGTTCGCTCTGGCCAAGTCGGAACCCCGCGAGGGTCTCTGGCAGACGGAAGTGGCGATTCCGGAGATCGGCCCGGATCAGGTTCTGATCAAAGTCTCGAAAACCGGCATCTGCGGCACCGATGTGCACATTTGGAAATGGGACGAGTGGGCGCAGCGGACCATTCCTGTGCCCATGGTCGTCGGGCATGAATATTCCGGCACCATCGTCGATGTGGGGCGTTCCGTCACCAATCTGAAGGTCGGCCAACGGGTGTCGGGCGAAGGCCATATCGTCGGCAATTCGAGCCGCGCCGCGCGGGCGGGCCGCTTCCATCTCGATCCCGAAACGCGCGGCATCGGCGTCAATATTCCGGGCGCCTTTGCGCAATATTTGGCTCTACCGGCGTTTAACGTCATTCCGTTGCCCGATGAAGTGGACGACGAGATCGGCGCGATCCTCGATCCGCTCGGCAACGCCGTGCACACGGCTCTCTCCTTCGACATCATCGGCGAGGATGTGCTGATTACAGGCGCCGGTCCGATCGGCATCATGGCGGCGATCGTGGCTCGGCATGTCGGGGCACGGCACATCGTCGTCACCGATGTGAACCAGTCTCGGCTCGATCTCGCCGCCAAGCTCTGTGACGTCGTTCCCGTGAATACCGCGACCCAAGATTTGCGCAGCGAAATGGGCCGCATCGGCCTGCGCGAAGGTTTCGATGTCGGCTTGGAGATGAGCGGTTCGGACGTGGCTTTCCGGCAGATGGTCGACACGCTCGTCATGGGCGGCCGCATCGCGTTTCTTGGGCTCCCGGCTAAGCCCGTGCTCGTCGACTGGTCGACGATCGTGCTGAAGAGCCTTGTGATCAAGGGCGTTTACGGCCGCGAAATGTTCGAGACCTGGTACAAGATGCTCGCCATGCTGCAGTCCGGGCTGGATGTGCGCGGCGTGATCTCCCATCGCCTCGCTGCCGCCGATTTCGACAAGGGGTTCGAGGCCATCAAGCGCGGCGAAGCAGCAAAGATCGTGCTGGACTGGTCGGATGCGGGCACAAGCGGCTTCGCGGCGCAGAAGGAGGCGGCGCAATGA
- a CDS encoding LysR substrate-binding domain-containing protein has protein sequence MRPSAHQLECFSAVMRLGTATAAANVLNTSQPSVTRALRQLEDVTRLQLFERREGRLHPTAEARELMAQVEASFAGLERIGHAAEMILRRRRGTVRIGCLPAFAQGFIARATASFLRDEPDRHVSLVPLTVRELMKAMRDQELDLGIVAFEVAASDELDAERFTDINEIALLPPGHRLAGRDAIGLADLDGEAMIAIAGTDPYRRRTEAIMAAAGARPRHVVETATSHGVGAMVAAGLGIGIMNPITALDFLGSGATMLRLTDRLPFLTTLVTPRRLERPGAIRHCIEALNAERAASLERVDVLLGQMKPAKED, from the coding sequence ATGCGTCCGTCGGCCCACCAACTCGAATGTTTCTCCGCCGTCATGCGGCTCGGCACCGCGACTGCAGCTGCCAACGTTCTCAACACCTCGCAACCGAGCGTCACCCGGGCGCTCAGGCAACTGGAAGATGTGACGCGGCTCCAGCTGTTCGAGCGTCGCGAGGGGCGTCTGCATCCGACCGCGGAGGCAAGAGAGCTCATGGCGCAGGTGGAGGCAAGCTTTGCCGGGCTCGAGCGGATAGGTCATGCAGCCGAGATGATCCTGCGCCGCCGTCGCGGCACGGTCCGGATCGGTTGCCTGCCGGCTTTTGCGCAAGGCTTCATCGCCCGTGCAACGGCATCGTTTTTGCGCGACGAGCCGGATCGTCACGTCTCACTGGTGCCGCTGACCGTGCGAGAACTCATGAAGGCGATGCGGGACCAGGAGCTGGACCTCGGCATCGTGGCGTTCGAGGTGGCTGCGTCGGACGAGCTTGATGCGGAGCGGTTCACCGACATCAACGAGATCGCGTTGCTGCCACCGGGGCATCGGCTTGCGGGGCGGGATGCGATCGGCCTCGCAGACCTCGACGGCGAGGCGATGATTGCGATTGCCGGAACGGATCCCTATCGGCGCCGAACGGAAGCGATCATGGCTGCGGCCGGCGCTCGTCCGCGGCATGTGGTGGAAACGGCGACAAGCCATGGTGTCGGTGCGATGGTCGCAGCCGGGCTCGGCATCGGGATCATGAACCCGATCACCGCTCTCGACTTCCTCGGCTCCGGCGCAACCATGCTGCGCCTGACCGACCGGCTGCCATTCCTCACGACGTTGGTGACGCCACGACGGCTTGAACGGCCTGGCGCAATACGGCACTGCATCGAAGCTCTGAACGCGGAGCGGGCGGCATCGCTCGAAAGGGTCGACGTACTGCTCGGGCAAATGAAGCCGGCAAAAGAGGACTGA
- a CDS encoding glycine C-acetyltransferase: MSAFLARIDAELAEIRAADLFKTERPIRSPQGARVSIEGRAGDVINLCANNYLGLADNPELVAAATAALQSSGYGMASVRFICGTHDLHRELETSIARYLGKDDAILFAACFDANGGLFEPLLTDQDAIVSDSLNHASIIDGIRLCKAKRYRYANSDMNELESALKQARADGARTIMIATDGVFSMDGYLAKLPEIVALAQAHDAVVMVDDCHATGFMGERGAGTHVHHGVADGIDILTGTLGKALGGAIGGYIAGPQAVIDLLRQRARPYLFSNALPPMVTAASIKAIELAEKGDDLRARLFANTKKWRSGLEALGFRLLPGEHPIVPVMFGEAAIAQAMAKRLYEAGVYVSGFFYPVVPKGQARIRTQMNAALTEDDLDTALAAFGEAGRELKVIS, translated from the coding sequence TTGTCCGCATTTCTCGCCCGCATCGATGCCGAACTGGCGGAGATCCGCGCTGCCGATCTGTTCAAGACAGAGCGGCCGATCCGGTCGCCTCAGGGCGCCCGCGTGTCGATCGAGGGCCGGGCCGGCGACGTCATCAATCTCTGCGCCAACAACTATCTCGGCCTTGCGGACAATCCAGAACTGGTCGCTGCAGCCACCGCGGCACTTCAATCGTCCGGCTACGGTATGGCGAGCGTGCGCTTCATCTGCGGCACGCATGATTTGCACCGGGAACTGGAAACATCGATCGCGCGCTATCTCGGCAAGGACGACGCGATTTTGTTCGCCGCGTGTTTCGATGCCAATGGCGGGCTGTTCGAACCGCTCCTGACCGACCAGGATGCGATCGTTTCCGATAGCCTGAACCATGCCTCCATCATCGATGGTATCCGGCTCTGCAAGGCGAAGCGCTATCGCTATGCAAATTCCGACATGAACGAACTGGAATCCGCGCTCAAGCAGGCACGGGCCGATGGTGCGCGCACCATCATGATCGCGACCGACGGTGTCTTCTCCATGGACGGCTATCTCGCCAAGCTGCCTGAGATCGTGGCGTTGGCGCAGGCTCATGACGCCGTCGTTATGGTCGACGATTGTCACGCGACGGGCTTCATGGGTGAGCGCGGCGCCGGCACGCATGTTCACCATGGCGTTGCCGACGGGATCGATATCCTTACGGGCACGCTGGGCAAGGCGCTCGGCGGCGCGATCGGCGGCTATATTGCGGGCCCGCAGGCCGTCATCGATCTTCTGCGCCAGCGCGCGCGCCCCTATCTCTTTTCGAACGCGCTTCCGCCCATGGTCACGGCTGCCAGCATCAAGGCGATCGAACTGGCCGAGAAGGGCGACGATCTGCGCGCGCGGCTTTTTGCAAATACGAAAAAGTGGCGCTCGGGCCTCGAGGCGCTCGGCTTCCGCCTGCTGCCGGGCGAGCATCCGATCGTGCCGGTCATGTTCGGCGAGGCCGCCATTGCGCAGGCCATGGCCAAGCGCCTTTACGAGGCGGGCGTCTATGTCAGCGGCTTCTTCTATCCCGTCGTGCCGAAAGGCCAGGCGCGCATCCGCACCCAGATGAACGCGGCTTTGACCGAGGACGATTTGGACACAGCACTTGCCGCGTTCGGCGAAGCGGGCCGCGAATTGAAGGTGATCTCGTGA
- a CDS encoding peroxidase-related enzyme (This protein belongs to a clade of uncharacterized proteins related to peroxidases such as the alkylhydroperoxidase AhpD.): MSAVIHTFTTEVPEWRPRVKPIDLAEATPEQLDALKVTPSNTKVSDYVLVLANDVETLKVRTPLFNAIMYNKGGLSRAEREIGATAASVVNRCVYCAAVHSSRYNQLAKDETVMQRIFADGEEAPLDDRASAIFKFATKLSKAPSETAPEDMQRLRDIGMSEEEILDLILSTALFGWANRLMHVLGDPVAEAD, encoded by the coding sequence ATGAGCGCGGTGATCCATACGTTCACGACCGAGGTTCCCGAATGGCGCCCGCGGGTCAAACCCATCGACCTCGCCGAGGCGACACCTGAACAGCTCGATGCGCTCAAGGTGACGCCTTCGAACACGAAGGTTTCCGACTACGTCCTGGTTCTGGCAAACGACGTAGAGACGCTGAAGGTACGTACGCCGCTCTTCAACGCGATCATGTACAACAAGGGTGGTTTGAGCCGCGCGGAGCGGGAGATCGGTGCTACCGCCGCGTCGGTCGTCAATCGCTGCGTCTATTGCGCTGCCGTCCATTCCAGCCGCTACAACCAGCTTGCCAAGGACGAGACGGTCATGCAGCGCATCTTCGCGGACGGCGAAGAGGCGCCCCTTGACGACCGGGCATCCGCGATCTTCAAATTCGCGACCAAGCTTTCCAAAGCCCCGAGCGAGACCGCCCCGGAGGACATGCAGCGCCTACGCGACATCGGCATGAGCGAGGAGGAAATCCTCGATCTCATCCTGTCGACGGCGCTGTTCGGTTGGGCAAACAGACTGATGCACGTGCTTGGCGATCCGGTGGCGGAAGCGGACTGA
- a CDS encoding GntR family transcriptional regulator, whose product MHMHKNVHSAFIAAELEREIVNQVLPAGSKLDENALAKRFGVSRTPVREALHVVVSRSLAQRVPYRGVIVSEQSSERIGEMFEAMGEIEALCGRLAAERMTVSERAAFETLHLKMQRMAEQRDFESYDLANTDFHGMIFDGSHNCEVVEIAQSLRLKLAPFRSSQFRMTERIARSCAEHDTIVTAILDRNARDAEKALRRHLQSAARAVLDRRN is encoded by the coding sequence ATGCACATGCACAAGAATGTCCACAGCGCATTCATCGCCGCCGAGCTGGAACGGGAAATCGTCAATCAGGTTCTGCCGGCGGGCAGCAAGCTCGATGAAAATGCGCTGGCCAAGCGCTTCGGCGTCTCCCGAACACCCGTGCGCGAAGCTCTCCATGTGGTCGTCTCCAGATCGCTCGCGCAGCGCGTCCCCTATCGCGGCGTCATCGTCTCGGAGCAGTCGAGCGAGCGGATCGGCGAGATGTTCGAGGCGATGGGCGAGATCGAAGCGTTATGCGGTCGGCTGGCTGCCGAGCGGATGACGGTCAGCGAGCGTGCAGCCTTCGAAACGCTGCACCTCAAGATGCAGCGCATGGCCGAACAGCGCGATTTCGAAAGCTATGATCTGGCAAACACCGATTTTCACGGCATGATCTTCGACGGATCGCACAACTGCGAGGTCGTCGAGATCGCGCAGTCCCTGCGCCTGAAGCTTGCGCCGTTCCGCTCCTCGCAGTTCCGGATGACGGAGCGCATCGCCCGCTCCTGTGCCGAGCACGACACGATCGTCACTGCAATCCTCGATCGCAATGCCCGCGACGCCGAAAAGGCGCTCCGCCGGCACCTGCAGAGTGCGGCGCGCGCCGTGCTCGATCGGCGGAACTGA
- a CDS encoding NAD(P)/FAD-dependent oxidoreductase, which yields MSRSFESDHSAADGLTALNARVRKDLELLCRPPANWVPPRQTVGQPVVDVVIIGGGMCGLVAAFALHSAGIRNVRIFDRNPAGYEGPWVNYARMETLRSPKQLTGPAYGIPSLTFRAWFTAQFGAAEWDALDKIPRPMWMDYLRWYRAVLEIPVENDVNVDRILPEGDCLKLELSGSGTHDVQVFARKVIMATGRDGTGHPNIPAFVEGLPKSAWAHSSEAIDFKALKGKRVAVIGVGASAVDNSAEALEAGAAEVRHLIRRKQMPTVNKMMGIGSFGFTAAFSRLSDAWRWRFMHYSFLTQTPSPRGSTLRVSRHSNAYFHFGKGIARVTHDGHELDIAMQDGSRLKTDFLILGTGFTVEPLARTELDGYADKILLWGDRYVAPAELRHSELAKFPYLADDFAFQEREAGAAPWLSAIHCFNYGASVSLGKVSGDIPGISEGAAWLAREIAATLYREDVEAHFAAMEAYDKPELLGDEWTETPLDPEGVDLPELKTGSDAR from the coding sequence ATGAGCCGTTCTTTCGAGAGTGATCACTCCGCTGCCGATGGGCTCACTGCCCTAAATGCACGCGTGCGCAAGGATCTCGAACTTTTGTGCCGTCCGCCGGCCAATTGGGTTCCTCCACGCCAGACGGTCGGCCAGCCGGTCGTCGATGTTGTGATCATCGGCGGTGGCATGTGCGGCCTTGTCGCTGCGTTTGCTCTGCACTCCGCCGGCATTCGCAACGTGCGCATCTTCGACCGCAATCCCGCCGGGTACGAAGGGCCGTGGGTGAATTACGCGCGTATGGAAACGCTGCGCTCGCCCAAGCAATTGACCGGGCCTGCCTATGGCATTCCCTCACTGACATTCCGCGCCTGGTTCACCGCACAGTTCGGCGCGGCGGAATGGGACGCGCTGGACAAGATCCCCCGTCCGATGTGGATGGACTATCTGCGCTGGTATCGCGCTGTGCTGGAAATCCCGGTCGAGAACGACGTCAATGTCGACCGCATTCTGCCTGAAGGCGATTGTCTGAAGCTCGAACTCTCGGGCTCCGGCACGCATGACGTCCAGGTTTTCGCCCGCAAGGTCATCATGGCAACAGGCCGCGACGGGACTGGGCATCCGAATATCCCGGCCTTTGTGGAAGGCCTGCCAAAATCGGCATGGGCGCATTCGTCGGAAGCCATCGACTTCAAGGCACTCAAGGGCAAGCGCGTCGCCGTTATCGGGGTCGGCGCATCTGCGGTCGACAATTCCGCCGAGGCGCTCGAGGCCGGCGCCGCGGAAGTGCGCCATCTGATCCGGCGCAAGCAGATGCCGACCGTCAACAAGATGATGGGGATCGGCTCCTTCGGCTTCACAGCTGCGTTCTCGCGTCTCTCGGATGCGTGGCGCTGGCGCTTCATGCATTATTCATTTCTGACGCAGACGCCATCGCCGCGCGGTTCGACCTTGCGGGTCAGCCGCCATTCCAATGCCTATTTCCACTTCGGCAAAGGTATCGCGCGCGTCACCCATGATGGTCACGAACTCGATATCGCGATGCAGGACGGCAGCCGTCTGAAAACCGACTTCCTCATTCTCGGCACGGGCTTCACGGTCGAGCCCTTGGCCCGCACCGAGCTCGATGGCTATGCCGACAAGATCCTGCTTTGGGGCGATCGCTACGTGGCACCTGCCGAGTTGCGGCATTCCGAGCTCGCGAAGTTTCCCTATCTCGCCGACGATTTCGCATTCCAGGAGCGCGAAGCGGGCGCGGCACCTTGGCTCTCGGCGATCCACTGCTTCAACTACGGCGCGTCGGTCAGCCTCGGTAAGGTCAGCGGCGACATCCCCGGCATCAGCGAGGGCGCCGCTTGGCTTGCCCGTGAAATCGCCGCCACGCTTTATCGCGAGGATGTCGAGGCCCATTTCGCGGCCATGGAGGCTTACGACAAGCCGGAGCTTCTGGGCGACGAGTGGACCGAAACGCCGCTCGATCCGGAAGGCGTCGATCTGCCGGAATTGAAGACGGGGAGCGACGCCCGATGA
- a CDS encoding aminotransferase class V-fold PLP-dependent enzyme produces the protein MDGILETWARTLGEAGDLIGRLREGLIGEGALIDGPHGPRRLVYADYTASGRALRQIEMFVMEQVLPFYANSHTEASHCGAYSTRLREAARASIARTLEAGSAHSVIFTGSGATAAINRLVGLLAIPERIARGEAVTVIIGPYEHHSNLLPWRESGAQIVEIAEQHGGGPDKADLEAALVDATSRGFTVAAFSAASNVTGIVSDVVGVTRLVKAHGAIAIWDYAAGAPYLPMSMVPADDAAIDAIVFSPHKFIGGPGASGILALKNDIVATARPTLPGGGTVSFVSPWAHRYSDRIIAREEAGTPNGIGDIRAALVLLVKEAVGQSFITRRNRELREMALKRWLNNPRLDVLGRQTAEALPVVSLRVRDGRGGHVHHQLVTRMLSDHHGIQARGGCACAGPYAHRLLGIDEAASRDLAAAIDAGMEMEKPGWVRLNFSYLLSDEKARLIIDAVDELASKAADLAADYRSDPATARFVAGRESSVAA, from the coding sequence ATGGATGGTATCCTGGAGACCTGGGCCAGAACACTGGGGGAAGCGGGCGACCTGATCGGACGGCTCCGTGAGGGTTTGATCGGCGAGGGCGCCTTGATCGACGGGCCGCACGGACCCCGTCGGCTCGTTTACGCAGACTATACCGCGTCCGGTCGGGCGCTGCGGCAGATCGAGATGTTCGTGATGGAACAGGTTCTGCCGTTCTACGCCAACAGCCATACCGAAGCATCCCATTGCGGCGCCTACTCCACCCGCCTGCGCGAAGCGGCTCGAGCATCGATCGCCCGCACACTTGAGGCGGGCAGTGCGCACAGCGTCATCTTCACCGGGTCAGGCGCGACGGCGGCCATCAACCGGCTCGTTGGATTGCTGGCGATCCCGGAACGGATCGCGCGCGGCGAAGCGGTGACTGTCATCATCGGTCCATACGAGCATCACTCCAATCTCCTGCCGTGGCGGGAGAGCGGGGCCCAAATCGTGGAGATCGCCGAACAGCACGGTGGCGGCCCCGACAAGGCGGATCTGGAAGCAGCGCTCGTCGATGCGACGTCCCGTGGCTTCACTGTTGCTGCGTTCTCCGCGGCGTCCAACGTGACCGGCATCGTCAGCGACGTCGTCGGCGTGACGCGGCTGGTTAAGGCACATGGCGCGATCGCCATCTGGGACTACGCAGCCGGTGCACCCTATCTGCCGATGTCGATGGTGCCTGCGGATGACGCAGCCATCGATGCCATCGTGTTCTCCCCGCACAAGTTCATCGGCGGGCCGGGTGCGTCCGGCATCCTCGCATTGAAGAATGACATTGTCGCCACCGCGCGGCCGACGCTTCCAGGTGGGGGGACAGTGTCTTTCGTCTCGCCCTGGGCGCACCGTTACAGTGATCGGATCATTGCGCGCGAGGAGGCCGGAACGCCGAATGGGATCGGCGATATCCGCGCCGCACTCGTGCTTCTGGTCAAGGAAGCGGTCGGTCAGTCCTTCATCACCAGGCGCAACCGTGAACTGCGGGAGATGGCGCTCAAGCGCTGGCTGAACAATCCACGGCTCGACGTTTTGGGCCGTCAAACGGCGGAAGCATTGCCCGTCGTGTCGTTGCGCGTGCGGGATGGTCGAGGCGGCCATGTGCACCACCAGCTCGTCACCCGCATGTTGAGCGATCACCACGGCATTCAGGCACGGGGCGGATGCGCCTGCGCCGGCCCTTATGCGCACCGACTTCTCGGTATCGACGAGGCAGCTTCGCGCGATCTCGCGGCGGCGATCGATGCGGGGATGGAGATGGAAAAGCCCGGTTGGGTGCGGTTGAACTTCAGCTATCTGCTGAGCGACGAGAAGGCGCGCTTAATTATCGATGCGGTGGACGAACTGGCGTCAAAGGCTGCGGATCTCGCTGCCGACTATCGCTCCGATCCCGCAACCGCGCGCTTTGTGGCAGGCCGCGAGAGCAGTGTCGCCGCATGA